In bacterium, the following proteins share a genomic window:
- a CDS encoding VCBS repeat-containing protein codes for MTRYDSVATWPSFDLLETAVGSPAFSMAIDPSRNNTARIVFSDAYGRTLRHDFTLERPLPPTAVSTSTTLGADVIALSWEPSTSSDIRGYNVYRATSESGPFVRANQDLILGTSYFADTGLAQLSTYYYKIETVDQSGVPSFLTAAVNRSTAPAEATNFPVPFVGETSSPLAVGDVDGDGDLEVVVASNQVYVWHHNGEELRDGDGNSQTLGNFTAFAAGAILQPAAVTLANLDNVPGLEMIISERAPSYKIHIYTKTGAELAGWPRSLVLPSSSNWNWAAPSVGDIDGDGAPEIVVNTLNGVVWAWNADGTEVRDGDANPATTGVFYKRAGAEFEWSRSGPTLFDLDGDDALDIIFGTRNDSSGLKRVMALRYNGTDVAGFPYIANGSISTDVVIGDLDHNGQADLVFYTHAGTVYAVRADGTNYPGYPKATGLPVNADWVCVPALGDLNGDGKLEIVYTPNQTGLISRLAALSTDYAGGTSGQFMPGWPVVLPGSSEASPVIGDIDGDGSPEILHGIGGGDAAAPYNLYAYHANGQPVSGFPITLEGPLMNGVTITDLDDDGDVDLAYAGWDALCHVWDMPFAYDRHDVPGRRSRATCSARACISRSSWWASTTARHCRRRPCSWIARTRTRSIRRRSSASTWPNAAS; via the coding sequence GTGACGCGGTACGATTCGGTCGCGACGTGGCCCTCGTTCGACCTGCTGGAAACGGCCGTCGGTTCCCCGGCGTTCTCGATGGCCATCGACCCTTCGCGGAACAACACGGCACGGATCGTCTTCAGCGACGCCTACGGACGCACGCTGCGGCACGACTTCACGCTCGAACGCCCGCTGCCGCCGACGGCGGTCTCCACGAGCACGACCCTCGGGGCCGACGTGATCGCCCTGTCGTGGGAGCCCTCGACATCGTCCGACATCCGGGGCTACAACGTCTACCGTGCGACTTCGGAAAGCGGTCCGTTCGTCCGCGCCAACCAGGACCTGATCCTGGGTACGTCGTACTTCGCCGACACCGGGCTGGCCCAGCTCTCCACGTACTACTACAAGATCGAGACCGTGGACCAGTCCGGGGTGCCCAGCTTCCTGACCGCGGCGGTCAACCGCAGCACGGCCCCGGCCGAGGCGACGAATTTCCCGGTCCCCTTCGTGGGCGAGACCAGCAGCCCGCTGGCCGTCGGGGACGTGGATGGCGACGGCGACCTCGAGGTCGTCGTGGCAAGCAACCAGGTCTACGTCTGGCACCACAACGGCGAGGAGCTGCGCGACGGTGACGGCAATTCGCAGACGCTCGGCAACTTCACGGCTTTTGCCGCGGGCGCGATCCTGCAGCCGGCGGCGGTCACGCTGGCCAACCTCGACAACGTGCCCGGGCTCGAGATGATCATCAGCGAGCGGGCGCCCTCCTACAAGATCCACATCTACACGAAGACCGGCGCCGAGCTGGCCGGCTGGCCGCGCAGCCTCGTGCTGCCGAGCAGCAGCAACTGGAACTGGGCGGCGCCCTCGGTCGGCGACATCGACGGCGACGGCGCCCCGGAGATCGTCGTCAACACGCTCAACGGCGTGGTCTGGGCCTGGAATGCCGACGGCACGGAAGTGCGCGACGGCGATGCCAACCCCGCCACCACCGGCGTCTTCTACAAGCGCGCCGGCGCCGAGTTCGAATGGTCGCGCAGCGGGCCGACGCTGTTCGACCTCGACGGCGACGATGCGCTGGACATCATCTTCGGCACCAGGAACGACAGCAGCGGCCTCAAGCGCGTCATGGCGCTCCGCTACAACGGCACCGACGTGGCGGGATTCCCCTATATCGCGAACGGCAGCATCAGCACCGACGTGGTCATTGGCGACCTTGACCACAACGGCCAGGCCGACCTCGTGTTCTACACGCACGCCGGCACGGTCTACGCCGTGCGGGCCGACGGGACCAACTACCCGGGCTACCCGAAGGCCACCGGACTTCCTGTCAATGCCGACTGGGTATGCGTGCCGGCGCTCGGCGACCTTAACGGCGACGGCAAGCTCGAGATCGTCTACACGCCCAACCAGACCGGGCTGATCAGCCGGTTGGCAGCTCTCAGCACGGACTATGCGGGCGGGACAAGCGGCCAGTTCATGCCGGGCTGGCCCGTGGTCCTGCCCGGCAGCTCGGAAGCGAGCCCGGTCATCGGCGACATCGACGGCGACGGTTCGCCGGAGATCCTGCACGGCATCGGTGGCGGCGACGCTGCAGCGCCGTACAATCTCTATGCCTACCATGCGAACGGTCAGCCGGTATCCGGCTTCCCGATCACGCTGGAAGGTCCGTTGATGAACGGCGTGACGATCACGGACCTCGACGATGACGGTGACGTCGACCTGGCCTATGCCGGCTGGGACGCGCTCTGCCACGTCTGGGACATGCCGTTCGCCTACGACCGCCACGACGTGCCTGGCCGACGTTCAAGGGCAACATGCAGCGCACGGGCGTGTATTTCCCGGTCGAGCTGGTGGGCGTCGACGACGGCCCGACACTGCCGAAGGCGGCCCTGCAGCTGGATCGCCCGTACCCGAACCCGTTCAATCCGTCGACGAAGTTCAGCCTCTACGTGGCCGAACGCGGCGAGTTGA
- the waaF gene encoding lipopolysaccharide heptosyltransferase II, with amino-acid sequence MPRRSSPHPVDRLLVVAPNWLGDVVMTTPLLDWLQQVRLGEGAPRFRLILAVRSAWAPLFAGDARVDELLVTERPGQHAGVAGLVRLAARWREAKCDAALLAPPSLRVALVARLAGIPVRVGHRSDGRSLLLTRAVARPSRGTRHYSMELLELGRELATNVGWDARALPAIDTIGPASLAGAMKGSRPPRAAGGRPLWALGAGTTYGPAKTWTTRRMAAFAAAAVTEDGVRLLLLGDSGAAPLVAALRAATPGLRWAAGEDAVDAEPLADIIDLTGATDLPAAVGWMRRCSAYIGNDSGLMHVAAALGTPTVGLFGSSNPDWTRPSGARVAVVTADGFACRPCYRRTCNQPVFCLDTVDGLRVLGAVRGLLRADGDVRTGGVAS; translated from the coding sequence ATGCCACGTCGCTCTAGTCCGCACCCGGTCGATCGCCTGCTTGTCGTCGCCCCGAACTGGCTGGGCGACGTGGTGATGACCACGCCCCTGCTCGATTGGCTGCAGCAGGTGCGGCTCGGCGAAGGCGCCCCCCGTTTCCGCCTCATCCTCGCCGTTCGCTCCGCCTGGGCGCCCCTGTTCGCGGGCGACGCGCGTGTCGACGAACTCCTGGTCACCGAGCGCCCCGGACAACATGCGGGAGTCGCCGGCCTCGTGCGGCTGGCGGCTCGCTGGCGCGAGGCCAAGTGCGACGCCGCGCTGCTCGCGCCGCCGTCACTGCGGGTGGCCCTCGTGGCGCGGCTCGCCGGTATTCCGGTCCGCGTGGGTCACCGGAGCGACGGCCGGTCGCTGCTCCTGACGCGGGCGGTTGCCCGTCCTTCCCGGGGCACGCGTCACTACAGCATGGAACTGCTCGAACTCGGCCGGGAACTGGCGACGAATGTGGGCTGGGATGCCCGGGCGCTGCCGGCCATCGACACGATCGGCCCGGCCAGCCTGGCCGGCGCCATGAAGGGTTCAAGGCCTCCTCGTGCCGCGGGAGGGAGGCCCTTGTGGGCGCTGGGGGCGGGCACGACGTACGGCCCCGCCAAGACGTGGACGACCCGCCGGATGGCGGCTTTCGCCGCGGCGGCCGTCACCGAGGATGGAGTCCGGCTGTTGCTGCTGGGCGATTCCGGCGCGGCGCCCCTGGTCGCGGCCCTGCGTGCAGCAACGCCCGGGCTGCGCTGGGCGGCAGGCGAAGATGCGGTCGACGCCGAGCCCCTGGCCGACATCATCGACCTGACGGGGGCCACCGACCTGCCGGCCGCCGTCGGCTGGATGCGCCGGTGCAGCGCCTACATCGGCAACGACAGCGGGCTGATGCACGTGGCGGCGGCGCTCGGCACCCCGACGGTCGGGCTCTTCGGTTCATCGAACCCGGACTGGACGCGGCCGTCGGGCGCACGTGTTGCCGTTGTCACCGCCGACGGGTTCGCCTGTCGGCCGTGCTACCGCCGCACCTGCAACCAGCCGGTCTTCTGTCTCGACACCGTGGACGGGCTGCGTGTCCTCGGCGCTGTGCGCGGGCTTCTGCGCGCCGACGGTGACGTCCGGACGGGAGGGGTGGCATCATGA
- a CDS encoding HAD family hydrolase: protein MIWKCPARGGLRQAPALFLDRDGVLIVDKDYLADPDGVELVPGVPAALVKAAAAGYALIGLSNQSGLGRGRFGPAQLAAVMSRVDAELAGHGAELDAMYYCPHAPADQCRCRKPGPGLLEEAAASFEWPADRSWVIGDKASDVDLGRRHGLGVVLVGTGYGAVERARVESAWPGDARVLFAADLATAVALVMAADPANGSVAP, encoded by the coding sequence ATGATCTGGAAATGTCCGGCGCGCGGCGGGCTGCGGCAGGCGCCGGCCCTCTTCCTCGACCGCGACGGCGTGCTCATCGTCGACAAGGATTACCTGGCCGATCCTGACGGGGTCGAGCTGGTGCCCGGCGTACCGGCTGCCCTCGTGAAGGCTGCTGCGGCCGGCTATGCGCTCATCGGGCTCTCGAACCAGAGCGGCCTCGGCCGCGGGCGATTCGGGCCCGCGCAACTGGCGGCTGTCATGTCGCGGGTCGATGCCGAACTGGCCGGACACGGAGCGGAGCTCGATGCCATGTACTACTGTCCGCACGCGCCCGCTGACCAATGCCGCTGCCGCAAGCCCGGACCGGGCCTTCTGGAAGAAGCCGCGGCGAGTTTCGAGTGGCCGGCAGACCGCTCGTGGGTGATCGGGGACAAGGCGAGCGATGTCGACCTCGGGCGGCGGCACGGGCTCGGCGTCGTGCTTGTCGGCACCGGCTACGGCGCCGTCGAAAGGGCGCGCGTCGAGAGTGCATGGCCGGGCGATGCGCGCGTGTTGTTCGCCGCCGACCTCGCGACGGCCGTGGCGCTGGTCATGGCTGCGGATCCCGCAAATGGAAGCGTGGCGCCATGA
- a CDS encoding HIT domain-containing protein, which produces MSNCLFCEIAAGRIKAEILQSDDDFVAFRDVNPKAPSHVLVIPRRHVAGLNDLVGPDRGLVDGLLAAGVAAAHAEGLAPGGYRFVINCGEDAGQSVAHLHLHVLGGRPLAWPPG; this is translated from the coding sequence ATGAGCAACTGCCTGTTCTGCGAGATCGCCGCCGGCCGGATCAAGGCCGAGATCCTGCAGTCCGATGACGACTTCGTCGCCTTTCGCGACGTGAACCCGAAAGCGCCGAGCCACGTCCTGGTCATCCCGCGACGGCACGTCGCGGGGCTGAACGACCTGGTCGGGCCCGACCGGGGGCTGGTTGACGGGCTGCTGGCGGCGGGTGTGGCGGCGGCGCATGCAGAAGGACTGGCCCCGGGCGGCTACCGTTTCGTAATCAACTGTGGCGAGGACGCCGGGCAATCCGTGGCCCACCTGCACCTGCATGTGCTCGGCGGGCGTCCGCTGGCCTGGCCTCCCGGCTAG
- the lon gene encoding endopeptidase La — protein MADNHRDHEDQEHVSEVTLPRELPVLPISEAVIFPAMMVPLVLTDTNLVRLADDCLAGDKILGTFAQRETGDDEEDPADRDLIYQVGTAVKIQKMLRFPDGSMRMLGQGIARCRIREFVRDEPYMVARVELITEEVQDDSRTLAYMRGVANNFLKIIDSSETLSDELKVVVMNIDEPGRLADLIASNLDIEVAEKQAILEERSPRKRLQLLSKIVMRELDVLELGQKLQSRVRKSIDKDQREYYLRQQMKAIQRELGDTDEGSVELEDLRERIDKADLPEKVLAAANREYDRLARMSPGASEYTVSKTYVDWLLDLPWSSSSDDILDLKRAEEILERDHFGLDDVKKRIIEYLAVRKLKDNHRGPILCLAGPPGVGKTSLGRSIAEAVGRKFFRFSLGGMRDEAEIRGHRRTYVGSMPGRIIAGLKECGTNNPVFMLDEIDKLGQDFRGDPASALLEVLDPEQNSDFTDHYLTLPFDLSKVMFITTANMLDTIPRPLLDRMEVIQLAGYTNLEKLQIAKRYLLPRQIEDNGLKTTQIRFTDAGLMKVIEDHTREAGVRNLEREIGAVCRKVATDVAKGKRKPHAIGAKNLEDYLGPPSYSGDRLRSHLQAGVCTGLAWTQVGGKILYIEGLALPNGHGNLKLTGQVGSVMQESASAAYSYLRNRFGDRKEHRQFFLEKDVHIHLPAGAVPKDGPSAGIAMASVLLSLLHGRAIDRRTAMTGEITLTGAVLPIGGLLEKVLAAHRVGIRRVIIPADNVVDLAEIPDEVREAVEFVPVSRVHEVWEAIFPDLET, from the coding sequence ATGGCGGACAACCACCGGGATCACGAGGACCAGGAACATGTGTCCGAGGTCACCCTGCCCCGGGAACTGCCGGTATTGCCCATCAGTGAAGCCGTGATCTTCCCGGCCATGATGGTGCCGCTGGTCCTGACCGATACGAACCTGGTGCGCCTGGCCGACGACTGCCTGGCCGGCGACAAGATCCTCGGCACGTTCGCGCAGCGGGAAACCGGCGACGACGAGGAAGACCCGGCCGACCGCGACCTCATCTACCAGGTCGGCACGGCCGTGAAGATCCAGAAGATGCTGCGCTTTCCCGACGGCAGCATGAGGATGCTCGGCCAGGGCATCGCCCGCTGCCGCATCCGTGAATTCGTTCGCGACGAGCCCTACATGGTCGCCCGGGTCGAACTGATCACGGAGGAAGTGCAGGACGACTCCCGCACGCTCGCCTACATGCGCGGCGTCGCGAACAATTTCCTGAAGATCATCGATTCCTCCGAGACGCTGAGCGACGAGCTGAAGGTCGTCGTCATGAACATCGACGAGCCGGGGCGCCTGGCCGACCTGATCGCCTCGAACCTCGACATCGAGGTGGCCGAGAAGCAGGCCATCCTCGAGGAGCGTTCGCCGCGCAAGCGCCTGCAGTTGCTGTCGAAGATCGTGATGCGCGAACTCGACGTGCTCGAGCTCGGGCAGAAGCTGCAGTCTCGCGTGCGCAAGTCCATCGACAAGGACCAGCGCGAGTACTACCTGCGCCAGCAGATGAAGGCCATCCAGCGCGAACTCGGCGACACCGACGAGGGCTCGGTCGAGCTGGAGGACCTGCGCGAGCGCATCGACAAGGCCGACCTGCCCGAGAAGGTGCTCGCCGCGGCCAATCGCGAGTACGACCGCCTCGCGCGCATGTCGCCGGGCGCGAGCGAGTACACCGTCAGCAAGACGTACGTGGACTGGCTGCTCGACCTGCCCTGGTCCAGCAGTTCGGACGACATCCTCGACCTCAAGCGCGCCGAGGAGATCCTCGAGCGCGACCACTTCGGGCTGGATGACGTCAAGAAGCGCATCATCGAGTATCTCGCCGTGCGCAAGCTGAAGGACAACCACCGCGGGCCCATCCTGTGCCTGGCGGGTCCGCCGGGCGTCGGCAAGACGTCGCTGGGGCGCAGCATCGCCGAAGCGGTGGGGCGCAAGTTCTTCCGCTTCTCGCTGGGCGGCATGCGTGACGAGGCCGAGATCCGCGGGCACCGGCGCACCTACGTGGGCTCGATGCCCGGGCGCATCATCGCCGGGCTCAAGGAATGCGGGACCAACAATCCGGTGTTCATGCTCGACGAGATCGACAAGCTGGGACAGGACTTCCGCGGAGACCCCGCCAGCGCGCTGCTCGAGGTGCTGGACCCGGAGCAGAATTCGGATTTCACCGACCACTACCTGACGCTGCCGTTCGATCTCTCGAAGGTGATGTTCATCACCACCGCGAACATGCTCGACACCATCCCGCGGCCGCTGCTCGACCGCATGGAAGTGATCCAGCTGGCGGGCTACACGAACCTGGAGAAGCTGCAGATCGCCAAGCGCTACCTGCTGCCGCGCCAGATCGAGGACAACGGCCTGAAGACGACGCAGATCCGCTTCACGGACGCGGGGCTGATGAAGGTGATCGAGGACCATACGCGGGAAGCCGGCGTACGCAACCTCGAGCGCGAGATCGGCGCCGTCTGCCGCAAGGTCGCGACGGATGTTGCCAAGGGGAAGCGCAAGCCGCATGCGATCGGTGCGAAGAACCTCGAGGACTACCTGGGACCGCCGAGCTACTCCGGCGACCGGCTGCGCAGCCATCTCCAGGCGGGTGTCTGCACAGGGCTGGCCTGGACCCAGGTCGGGGGCAAGATCCTGTACATCGAAGGGCTGGCGCTCCCGAACGGCCACGGCAACCTGAAGCTGACCGGCCAGGTGGGCAGCGTGATGCAGGAGTCGGCCTCTGCCGCCTACAGCTACCTGCGGAACCGTTTCGGCGACCGCAAGGAACATCGCCAGTTCTTCCTCGAGAAGGACGTGCATATCCACCTGCCTGCGGGCGCGGTGCCGAAGGACGGACCGAGTGCCGGCATCGCCATGGCTTCGGTGCTGCTCTCGCTGCTGCACGGCCGGGCGATCGACCGGCGCACGGCGATGACCGGCGAGATCACCCTGACGGGAGCGGTCCTGCCGATCGGGGGCCTGCTGGAGAAGGTGTTGGCGGCCCACCGGGTCGGCATCAGGCGCGTGATCATTCCCGCCGACAATGTCGTCGACCTGGCGGAGATCCCCGACGAAGTGCGCGAGGCCGTGGAGTTCGTGCCCGTCAGTCGTGTCCACGAGGTCTGGGAGGCCATCTTCCCGGACCTGGAAACCTGA
- a CDS encoding Hsp20/alpha crystallin family protein, with the protein MGSKDRPGELEEIFEILVTAYAQKGGTVPGESDLCWRPATDAYETDDDFIVQMDLAGMDPAQIEVLADEKSLLVRGIRPDASGPGKKHFHKMEISVGPFARRVPITVAIDPASATARYRGGFLYVTFRKGGDGRGDRRQITIER; encoded by the coding sequence ATGGGCAGCAAGGACAGGCCGGGCGAGCTGGAAGAGATCTTCGAGATCCTCGTGACCGCCTATGCCCAGAAGGGCGGCACGGTACCGGGCGAAAGCGACCTCTGCTGGCGCCCCGCCACCGACGCCTACGAGACCGACGACGATTTCATCGTCCAGATGGACCTCGCGGGCATGGACCCTGCCCAGATCGAAGTGCTTGCGGACGAGAAGAGCCTGCTGGTCCGCGGCATCCGGCCCGACGCCTCGGGCCCGGGCAAGAAGCACTTTCATAAAATGGAGATCAGCGTGGGGCCGTTCGCACGGCGCGTGCCCATCACCGTGGCGATCGATCCCGCCTCGGCTACGGCGCGTTACCGCGGCGGCTTCCTGTATGTGACCTTCCGCAAGGGCGGGGACGGCCGCGGCGACCGAAGGCAGATCACGATCGAGCGCTGA
- a CDS encoding class I SAM-dependent methyltransferase, translating into MPFDPLPESLSELCRPPFAADFRAVELGCGDGRLLGLLRRDGLRCTGLDRLPRAAGSLADVVGDACRPPFLPGSIDLLVAGNFVRHLLPRRPDGAFLREWLGLLRPGGSLFVLEDEPGGGAAAANYRDLQAFLARLDPLGRGPLVSADAFRRALAPDLAATVRDGGVMDNRWPLDAAAVMGMLASGRPAPGRTAARLLAAIGANGVACGRQWWCRLANPSGSELR; encoded by the coding sequence ATGCCGTTCGACCCCCTTCCGGAGAGCCTTTCTGAGCTTTGCCGTCCGCCGTTCGCTGCGGATTTCCGCGCGGTCGAGCTCGGTTGCGGCGATGGACGCCTGCTTGGCCTGCTGAGGCGGGACGGCCTGCGGTGCACGGGCCTCGACCGCCTGCCGCGCGCGGCCGGCAGCCTGGCGGACGTTGTCGGCGATGCCTGCCGACCGCCGTTCCTTCCCGGTTCCATCGATCTCCTCGTGGCCGGCAACTTTGTGCGTCACCTGCTTCCCCGGCGGCCGGACGGCGCCTTCCTGCGCGAATGGCTGGGGCTGCTGCGGCCCGGTGGATCGCTGTTCGTACTAGAAGACGAACCGGGCGGAGGTGCGGCGGCGGCGAACTATCGCGATCTTCAGGCCTTCCTGGCCCGGCTCGACCCGCTCGGGCGCGGGCCGCTGGTGTCGGCGGACGCGTTCCGGCGGGCGCTGGCGCCGGACCTGGCGGCGACCGTGCGTGACGGCGGCGTCATGGACAACCGCTGGCCGCTCGACGCTGCCGCCGTCATGGGCATGCTGGCCTCCGGACGGCCGGCGCCCGGCAGGACGGCGGCTCGCCTGCTGGCCGCGATCGGCGCAAACGGCGTGGCGTGTGGCCGGCAGTGGTGGTGTCGCCTGGCGAATCCGAGCGGGAGCGAACTGCGATGA
- a CDS encoding glycosyltransferase family 9 protein, producing the protein MSDHKLLSALLRPFFRKGTAAWFSVPDCVQEDSRLLCIDSGRLSDVLFHMPLLTAIRRRFPGSCMDFLMPEKHAPLIVPSGLARQCLIYKPGQLNPWRPAFASLLRQVQAGGYDLALVMSHEPQPPLEMAALASGAALRFGPSHPDGWPAVNCEVRSSPDRYLGDRLGQLAPFLGFTAGDLKPRWPLPMDKVRQMAQQVHFHKPNPRQLLVGIDPGDPLTGAPFPLETFQAVARTLASKLECRVIPLGHPEQKERLSRLEVLLSSVPSGLSRDTLLEVVLLLSQCDLFIADNTDAFHFAVAMDVPTVGLFRAGVAPCWVPSGRAHVRILTLESDGRVDPEALLAAVEAVVGPRRRTTGVATVVSAPEAEAGTPPAAPVAPEPPAVSDATSL; encoded by the coding sequence GTGTCCGACCACAAGCTGCTCAGCGCATTGTTGCGGCCGTTCTTCCGCAAGGGAACCGCGGCGTGGTTCTCCGTGCCCGATTGTGTGCAGGAGGATTCGCGGCTGCTCTGCATCGACAGCGGTCGCCTGAGCGATGTGCTTTTCCATATGCCCCTGCTGACGGCGATCCGTCGCCGTTTCCCCGGCTCCTGCATGGATTTCCTGATGCCGGAGAAGCACGCGCCGCTCATCGTGCCGAGCGGGCTGGCACGGCAGTGCCTGATCTACAAGCCGGGCCAGCTGAATCCCTGGCGGCCGGCGTTCGCCTCGCTGCTGCGTCAGGTCCAGGCCGGCGGCTATGACCTGGCCCTGGTGATGTCGCACGAGCCGCAGCCGCCGCTCGAGATGGCGGCGCTGGCAAGTGGTGCGGCCTTGCGCTTCGGGCCTTCGCACCCCGATGGCTGGCCGGCGGTCAACTGCGAGGTGCGGAGTTCGCCGGACCGCTACCTCGGCGACCGGCTCGGCCAGTTGGCGCCGTTCCTCGGCTTTACGGCCGGCGACCTCAAGCCGCGCTGGCCGCTGCCCATGGACAAGGTGCGGCAGATGGCCCAGCAGGTGCATTTCCACAAGCCGAATCCCCGCCAGTTGCTGGTCGGCATCGATCCCGGCGATCCGCTGACGGGAGCGCCGTTCCCGCTGGAGACCTTCCAGGCAGTGGCCCGGACCCTGGCGTCCAAGCTGGAGTGCCGCGTCATTCCGCTCGGCCATCCGGAACAGAAGGAGCGCCTGTCGCGGCTGGAAGTGCTGCTGTCGAGCGTTCCGAGCGGGCTCAGCCGCGACACGTTGCTGGAAGTCGTGCTGCTGTTGTCGCAGTGTGACCTGTTCATCGCCGACAACACCGATGCTTTCCATTTCGCCGTCGCCATGGACGTGCCCACGGTCGGGCTGTTCCGGGCGGGAGTGGCGCCGTGCTGGGTTCCTTCCGGCCGGGCGCATGTGCGCATCCTGACGCTGGAGAGCGACGGACGTGTCGATCCCGAGGCCCTGCTGGCCGCGGTGGAGGCCGTTGTCGGGCCACGTCGGCGAACGACGGGCGTTGCCACCGTCGTGTCCGCACCGGAGGCCGAAGCCGGAACGCCTCCGGCTGCTCCCGTCGCGCCTGAGCCGCCGGCGGTGAGCGATGCCACGTCGCTCTAG
- a CDS encoding glycosyltransferase family 9 protein, whose translation MSWRLGDRPLRRILVTRLRYLGDVVMSTVVIEALRSGDPRLEIGYLCEEAYAPVLAGHPDLARVHALAVRRRGADARARRPGSARKMVDAAAPGAGVSPAVGAMAQVLELRRHRYDAAVDLFFNPRSAWLLRLAGMPARLAGPAGSRSRLYTHLTDARAARRDPRWDTLAPGGLGDHLARLGPLTHVETGLGFSDWFATRGERALPRLARRPQAPARAASLLEKAHLDPACGYLVLAPAATWETKRWPVGQWRDLASELARTWAGPIVVLTAPGDEQVSAAIVASLPEGRGAALPVLPLTVVLDVLAAAAGLVTVDGGVMHAAVGLGTPVLALFGPTDPRIWFPYEGAGPFAVLAQRPPCHPCDRHACDAFVCLPELTVATVAARALALFGNGVAA comes from the coding sequence ATGAGCTGGCGACTGGGTGACCGGCCACTGCGACGGATACTCGTCACGCGCCTTCGTTACCTCGGCGATGTCGTGATGTCGACCGTTGTCATCGAGGCGCTGCGCAGCGGCGATCCCCGGCTCGAGATCGGCTACCTGTGCGAGGAGGCCTACGCGCCGGTACTGGCGGGGCATCCGGACCTCGCCCGCGTGCATGCGCTGGCCGTGCGGCGTCGCGGCGCCGATGCGCGCGCACGCCGGCCGGGCAGCGCGCGGAAGATGGTGGACGCCGCTGCGCCAGGGGCGGGCGTATCGCCTGCAGTCGGTGCCATGGCGCAGGTACTCGAACTGCGTCGACACCGTTACGACGCGGCTGTCGACCTGTTCTTCAACCCGCGCAGTGCCTGGCTCCTGCGCCTGGCCGGCATGCCGGCGCGCCTGGCCGGGCCCGCCGGAAGCCGCTCGCGGCTGTACACGCACCTGACCGATGCCCGGGCCGCGCGACGGGATCCGCGCTGGGACACGCTGGCTCCCGGCGGGCTCGGCGATCACCTGGCACGCCTGGGGCCGCTCACGCACGTGGAGACCGGACTCGGTTTCAGCGATTGGTTCGCGACCAGGGGTGAACGCGCGTTGCCGCGGCTCGCCCGCCGGCCGCAGGCGCCGGCCCGCGCCGCGTCGCTGCTGGAGAAGGCGCACCTGGATCCGGCGTGCGGATACCTCGTCCTGGCGCCGGCCGCCACCTGGGAGACGAAACGCTGGCCTGTGGGGCAGTGGCGCGACCTTGCGTCGGAACTGGCGCGGACCTGGGCCGGGCCCATCGTGGTCCTGACGGCCCCCGGCGACGAGCAGGTGAGCGCGGCGATCGTGGCCTCGCTTCCGGAAGGGCGCGGCGCGGCGTTGCCGGTGCTGCCGCTGACGGTCGTCCTCGATGTCCTGGCCGCTGCGGCGGGCCTGGTCACCGTCGACGGCGGCGTCATGCACGCCGCCGTCGGCCTCGGCACGCCGGTCCTGGCGCTGTTCGGGCCCACCGATCCGCGGATCTGGTTCCCCTATGAAGGCGCGGGGCCGTTCGCCGTGCTGGCGCAACGACCGCCGTGTCATCCCTGCGACCGCCATGCCTGCGATGCGTTCGTGTGCCTGCCCGAACTGACGGTCGCCACGGTGGCCGCGCGCGCGCTGGCGCTGTTCGGGAACGGGGTTGCCGCATGA
- the lexA gene encoding transcriptional repressor LexA, translating to MGLTPRQAEILAFVTSYAEERGFAPTLQEIGDRFGLSSVATVHKHVRHLVDKGYLKRERRNASRDIEVVEDGGSGMALIPLLGTVAAGRPIEALAEQEQLRVPEEWLGKGRTFALRVRGDSMIDEQIRNGDTVVVEARETARHGETVIALVDGESVTVKQYYRDGAQIRLQPANPAYPVMVFPEERVAVQGVVIGVLRRYN from the coding sequence ATGGGATTGACCCCGCGCCAGGCCGAGATCCTGGCCTTCGTGACCAGTTACGCGGAGGAGCGCGGCTTCGCGCCGACCCTCCAGGAGATCGGTGACCGCTTCGGGCTCTCGTCGGTGGCCACGGTGCACAAGCATGTGCGGCACCTGGTCGACAAGGGCTACCTGAAGCGGGAGCGCCGCAACGCCAGTCGCGACATCGAGGTGGTGGAGGACGGCGGTTCCGGCATGGCGCTGATCCCCCTGCTGGGCACGGTCGCGGCCGGCCGGCCGATCGAGGCGCTGGCCGAGCAGGAACAGTTGCGCGTACCCGAGGAATGGCTCGGGAAGGGCCGCACCTTTGCCCTGAGGGTCCGGGGCGATTCGATGATCGACGAGCAGATCCGCAACGGCGATACGGTCGTGGTCGAGGCCCGCGAGACGGCGCGCCACGGGGAAACCGTGATCGCCCTGGTGGATGGCGAGTCCGTCACGGTCAAGCAGTACTACCGCGACGGAGCGCAGATCAGGCTGCAGCCGGCCAATCCCGCCTATCCGGTCATGGTCTTTCCCGAGGAGCGGGTGGCCGTGCAGGGCGTCGTCATCGGCGTGTTGCGCCGGTACAACTGA